The Cyclobacterium amurskyense genome contains the following window.
GAAAGACACAACTGAATTTTCACCAAGACAAGGTCTGCCTAATTTCTTTGATAAGATAAATACAAAACAAGACGTTAAAATTGGATTTATAGGTGGAAGTATCACTGCGGCAAATGGTTGGCGACCTAAAATAGTATCTTGGCTAGAAGAGCAATACTCCATAAATGACTTGTTCAGCTACAGTGCAGCCATCGGAGGAACTGACTCTAAATATGGAGTATTTAGAATTGATGAACATCTACTGAGTAAGTCCGATTTTGACTTGATTTTCATAGAATTTGCAGTGAATGATGGCAGTGCAAGTTCCTCTGATGTAGAAAAAAGTATGGAAGGAATGGTGCGTAAAATATGGTCAAAAAATCCATATACAGATATTTGCTTCGTTTATACAGTTAATAAAGCTTCATTATCTGCCTGTGAAAACGGTAAAATGAATATGTCTGCGACTAAACATGATTCAATAGCGTCATATTATGACATACCATCAGTTTTATTGACTCCTCAAACTTTTAATAGGATTGAATCAGATTCTGTTGTTTGGTATGACAGCGATTATGACAAAACTACTTTCTTAAACAGTTCTGGACAATACGTTTTTACAGCAGACAAAGTTCATCCAACAGATTTCGGACACGAAGTTTATAAGG
Protein-coding sequences here:
- a CDS encoding SGNH/GDSL hydrolase family protein, whose protein sequence is MKSKFILSSIIWIISLQCFAQWELKDTTEFSPRQGLPNFFDKINTKQDVKIGFIGGSITAANGWRPKIVSWLEEQYSINDLFSYSAAIGGTDSKYGVFRIDEHLLSKSDFDLIFIEFAVNDGSASSSDVEKSMEGMVRKIWSKNPYTDICFVYTVNKASLSACENGKMNMSATKHDSIASYYDIPSVLLTPQTFNRIESDSVVWYDSDYDKTTFLNSSGQYVFTADKVHPTDFGHEVYKDILAKCLLKIDTLRGVKEHFLKPVLITGNYENTTMVKGIVIQSKNYDYVDSTGQLSYLDKFNPIENPYFVSQDTSSTYQFSFIGNEMGLDILVGPTGERYIIEVDGVKNEFANWDGYCSYYRKQSRFVKLNDLKKHIVKIYPSSQPLTLEEKRNSLNNESRKADFDANPEKYDKNELIFSHIFLNGTLSD